In Theileria parva strain Muguga chromosome 4 map unlocalized ctg_529, whole genome shotgun sequence, one DNA window encodes the following:
- the VAPB gene encoding V-type ATPase B subunit, with the protein MDKNTLNKNDAYNEMVRAAKTDFSFEPSLRYRTITGVRGPLVILDKVRFPRYSEIVRINMGDGTTRRGQILEVRGNVAVVQVFEGTAGIDNKSCTVDMTGETLKMGVSEDMLGRVFNGSGFPIDDGPSILPDDYVDVNGYPINPICRMHPREILETGISTIDVMNSIVLGQKIPLFSAAGLPHNEIGAQICRQSRLVDGKDTKDKHPDNFAVVFAAMGVNLETADFFRRDFEQTGAMSRVVLFLNLANDPAVERIITPRYAYTAAEYLAFDREMDVFVILTDMSSYADALREVSAAREEVPGRRGYPGYMYTDLASLYERAGRINGSTGSITQFPILTMPNDDITHPIPDLTGYITEGQIFVDRTLFNKGIYPPINVLPSLSRLMKSGIGSDLTREDHPSVSDQLYSDYAIGQDTRAMKAVIGEEALSSDDLLYLEFTDNFENKFLRQGQYERRTIEESLDICWELLRTFPEDMLKKIKTDLVKKYYPRKL; encoded by the coding sequence atggataaaaatactctaaataaaaatgatgcCTATAACGAAATGGTTAGGGCCGCCAAAACTGATTTCTCATTCGAGCCAAGCCTTAGATATCGCACTATTACCGGCGTTAGGGGACCCTTGGTAATTTTGGATAAAGTTCGTTTTCCTCGCTATTCTGAAATTGTACGAATTAATATGGGAGACGGAACTACTCGAAGAGGCCAGATTCTTGAGGTTAGAGGCAACGTAGCGGTCGTTCAAGTCTTCGAAGGCACGGCCGGTATTGACAACAAATCTTGTACCGTCGATATGACTGGCGAAACCTTGAAGATGGGAGTTTCTGAGGATATGCTGGGAAGAGTTTTTAATGGAAGCGGTTTCCCAATAGACGACGGACCTTCTATCCTGCCAGACGACTATGTCGATGTCAACGGATATCCTATCAACCCTATCTGTAGGATGCACCCACGAGAAATACTTGAAACGGGCATTTCTACCATTGATGTCATGAATTCAATAGTTTTAGGCCAGAAAATACCGTTATTTAGCGCTGCAGGCCTTCCTCACAATGAAATAGGCGCTCAGATTTGTAGACAGTCCCGTCTAGTAGACGGGAAGGATACAAAGGATAAGCATCCTGACAATTTCGCCGTTGTTTTCGCAGCCATGGGCGTCAATCTTGAAACTGCCGACTTTTTCCGCAGAGATTTTGAGCAAACAGGCGCCATGTCACGCGTAGTTTTATTCCTGAACCTCGCCAATGACCCTGCGGTGGAACGTATAATCACGCCGAGATACGCATACACGGCTGCTGAATACCTTGCATTTGATAGAGAAATGGACgtttttgtaattttaactgATATGAGCTCATATGCAGACGCTCTTAGGGAGGTTTCTGCAGCGAGAGAGGAGGTGCCTGGCCGCAGAGGGTACCCGGGATACATGTATACAGACCTTGCAAGTCTATACGAAAGGGCAGGCAGAATAAACGGGTCTACTGGAAGCATAACGCAATTCCCTATTTTAACGATGCCAAACGACGACATAACTCATCCGATCCCTGATTTAACTGGTTATATCACGGAAGGTCAGATTTTCGTTGATAGAACTCTATTTAACAAGGGCATTTATCCACCGATCAACGTCCTTCCAAGCCTTAGCAGACTAATGAAGTCAGGAATCGGGTCTGATTTGACTCGAGAGGACCATCCGAGCGTCAGTGATCAGCTTTATTCTGATTATGCCATAGGCCAAGACACGAGGGCCATGAAGGCTGTCATTGGTGAGGAGGCTCTGTCCTCGGATGACTTACTGTACCTTGAATTCACTGATAATTTTGAGAACAAGTTTCTAAGGCAGGGTCAATATGAACGCAGAACCATTGAGGAATCCCTGGATATTTGCTGGGAGCTTCTGCGCACTTTTCCAGAGGACATGCTCAAGAAAATCAAGACTGATTTGGTCAAGAAGTATTACCCTAGAAAGTTATAA
- the PSMD3 gene encoding 26S proteasome non-ATPase regulatory subunit 3 A translates to MVALDNVGTQLPNDAFKDLTSQCISLLEAAVARSESRFVIRLMRHYKSLRSLLKAHPASSVPFLRSLLKEYAFGANPCPVAEKAYNFLPSDLLPPIFSEPESSAKSADVSDTTKPQFDLPKFHYTTSTYLEIQEYVSQDSQLTETKVMLSTLALIYLIDTRHYDKAMDLADSLAHLMLSLNRRIMDYLGAKVYFYYSRSFELGGRFKDARKLLIVSHRKACLHHDPMTQAVTFNCILRNLIHHKLYSSAFKFICKTTFPEYLSSNAQYARYLYYYGKVLSVQLEYSEAYTKLVQSLRKAPQNDKTAYGFKLLATKMSVIVGLLMCDIPSKSVFTNPSMRRDLTPYESIVVAVRNGDLSVFLQLCDKYARCFVKDDTMFLISRLRDNVIKGGLRKINLAYSKINLANVAHKLGLKSVEHTENIIAKAIHDGIIEAVIDHENQCVNSKVNVDLYKSYEPMRAFHKRIQFCLKLHSNAIQAMRYPEDPEVTKETKTTSNPDKDQLESLDYDNELGDGGYI, encoded by the exons ATGGTAGCTCTAGACAACGTAGGGACTCAGTTGCCAAACGATGCATTCAAGGATTTGACATCCCAGTGCATATCATTGCTTGAAGCAGCCGTGGCAAGGTCGGAATCCAGATTTGTAATTAGATTAATGCGACATTACAAAAGTTTAAGAAGTTTACTCAAGGCACATCCGGCAAGTTCAGTCCCATTTCTTAGGTCACTCCTGAAGGAATATGCTTTCGGTGCAAATCCCTGCCCAGTTGCAGAAAAGGCCTATAATTTTCTTCCTTCGGATTTATTGCCTCCGATCTTTTCAGAACCTGAATCTTCCGCGAAATCCGCCGATGTTTCTGACACAACAAAACCACAGTTCGATCTTCCAAAATTTCACTACACAACGTCGACATACTTGGAGATCCAGGAGTATGTTTCACAAGATTCTCAACTCACTGAGACCAAAGTCATGCTTTCAACCCTTGCTCTGATTTATTTGATTGATACGAGGCACTATGACAAG GCGATGGATTTGGCAGATTCACTTGCCCATTTAATGTTAAGTTTGAACAGGAGAATTATGGACTACCTAGGAGCTAAG gtCTACTTCTATTACTCTAGAAGCTTTGAGCTTGGAGGAAGGTTTAAGGATGCCAGGAA acTTTTGATTGTTTCACACAGAAAAGCATGTCTACACCACGACCCAATGACACAGGCAGTAACATTTAACTGTATACTGAGGAACCTGATTCACCACAAGCTGTACTCGTCAGCTTTCAAATTC atATGCAAGACCACGTTCCCGGAATACCTAAGCTCAAATGCTCAGTACGCAAGATACCTCTACTACTACG GAAAAGTACTTTCAGTTCAACTTGAGTATAGTGAGGCCTACACCAAGTTGGTTCAATCGCTGAGGAAAGCACCTCAGAACGATAAAACTGCATACGGATTCAAGTTATTG GCAACAAAAATGTCTGTAATCGTCGGTCTCTTGATGTGTGATATTCCAAGCAAGAGTGTGTTCACAAACCCATCCATGAGGAGAGACCTGACTCCATACGAATCAATTGTAGTT GCTGTTCGGAACGGTGATTTAAGTGTATTTTTGCAGCTGTGCGATAAATATGCACGCTGCTTTGTGAAGGATGACACGATGTTCCTGATATCAAGGCTAAGAGACAATGTAATTAAGGGAGGACTAAGGAAAATCAACCTGGCATactctaaaattaatttg GCAAATGTAGCTCACAAACTAGGACTAAAATCAGTCGAACACACAGAAAACATAATTGCAAAGGCAATACATGATGGAATTATAGAAGCTGTTATAGACCATGAAAATCAATGTGTTAATTCAAAG GTTAATGTAGACTTGTATAAAAGTTATGAACCAATGAGAGCTTTTCATAAAAGAATACAGTTCTGTTTGAAACTCCATTCAAACGCAATCCAG GCAATGAGATATCCAGAAGATCCAGAAGTCACAAAGGAAACTAAAACAACCTCGAACCCCGATAAAGATCAGTTGGAATCT CTGGACTACGACAATGAGTTGGGAGATGGAGGATATATTTAG